atatgtgttggtaagctttcgctttaaccaagttcatcttgtatttttgacgaaagtcaaaatatgatcatgtcaaaatcaccttgtaacatcttacttgatttgtgtgagacagtcatttgatgtagactcggaatgtttcgtattgatcattcgatcacttgaaaattgctttgaagctaatagtttgtgtgagacagctattgtcgtcttccgagaatgtttcaatgattgaaatggagtttagaacacttaaccatgattggataaagcataatatacgtacttgcatatatgtaatccaagtctgggaaccataggaTGCATACCCGTATGGGTACTGGTTGGCTTAGTGAAAGTTCGGGAACCTTGtaagcataccggtatgcatactggcgtgaggttcaggtccggaaatttctgctgagtttggaagataTGCGAACCCGTTCACATATTGgggaacccaaactaagtccggctacttaggtatgcgtacctgtttgcatacttgagtaggttatgttctaaaataggtttgttcatgaactaatacatttatataataaggaatgcaatcttttgcaaatcgtggctataatgttcatgacttgattcaagtgaatcaaaattgatttttcttcaattgtgttttgtatacttctatgagaatataaacaattgaacaactctagaactagtttcatttaagtcatttgaactagttatggttaagatgaatatggttgatatgaaagtgttcatatcgttaacttcggttaactattttttatccaacaaaggtgtacacgtttaggtacagttactcatatctaaatgaagtcatttttcatttgtgtgtaacaagctaagttcgatctaacggttgaaagatattagcttgagtctaattaggttttcatctaactgtgaatattgaatgctttgttaccaaggtagcattgattgcaaaccgtgATTTGAAGGCTACAtaggggagaactctagcaactggaaaacctaatccccacacctcatgtgtgataatatttgcgactagagtcgattctcctttaaccttaggtttttcacgaaaccctgtaggttaacgacttgaagacttcattgggattatgaagccagatccaactattttatatgcaattgcgtgttatgatcttgttgttttgtattgtgattgagtactatcttatctaagatttgctcgagatttaatctccgataggaaagatataaagtagtcacaaacatcttcgtctcatcgtttgtgattccacaatatcttgtttcgctaccatacgattaagattattgtgagtgattgatatttctaggatgttcttcgggaatataagtctggtacatcaattggttcctgttcaccttgatttataaaaagacgtaacaaaactcatagatatatatgtgggagacagatttatctattcaatagatttttctgtgtgagacagattggtttatcaagtcttcgactttggatcgtagcaactcttagttttgggtgagatcagctaagcgaatcaagtgcgcagaatccggcgtggttctagaggcgtaaggaacgcgtgatcagtgtgagattggttagggatcaactacattccagtctgaagttaacttggagtaggctagtgtctgtagcggcttaatacagtatagtgtttaaatatggactaggttccgaggtttttatgcatttgcggtttcctcgttaacaaaacttttggtgtctgtgttatttcttttccgcattatatttgtttatataattgaaatatcacaggttgtgagtaagttttatcaattgtgaatccaacctttggttgttgattgaattgattgacacatggatattagtttttgatatcgtccaagttatttcttatattcaatcgggctcacaaattcctatttgtttgattgtggattgaattgagaaatagagatataactctttgatatacttttcttaagattgagtctgactgtctagttgattctcttgaaagttattggagttagtctatacagattgctaagcgaaatattgggtgtcgttgttagaccctcactttttcaaaacccctaggcgaccctagtggacgagttatagtctcgtgagggtttacatagaggtataccaacaaaaacttctaaaaccatcaatcttcaatGGAGGAATCTGAGTCCGACTCACCCACCATCATCATATCCGGGGCATATCCGGAATTTTGGAaaccatgaagtgatagcttgcatcgaatgtgaatgcttcccccttttcctccaagtagcgcactttcacgacttcatgctacaaaaacacaacacaaacttacttagttagtggtgtttcattgggagataaaacaacatggatcacgtaaaataaaccacaaaaatacttacaaattgttcgaTGGACAAGCTAAAGTGGCTAGCGTTCAAAATCCGATGTTGGATAGATAAATAATCAAGTATCGCACTTtcgatgacttggtgcctatcatggacttaATGAACACTTattccattaggattcccaatATCTTGCTTATATTTGTTATGCACCTTTGTTCAAAAGGTTTCGACATCTACCCTTACTGAGGACTGATCTTTGATTCGAGTTTCCACGTACCGTGCTTTGGTGATGGATGGATATTCATTTGAATCCAATAATGCCATTGTTGCATGTAaaggtatgaaatgagtagttgtggagtatatggagtgagagGGAATAGAATGAGCAATTTTGGGACAAATGGGGTCCAAGGATGAGGTCTCAATACATAGAGAAATTCcctaacgactatttttttttttttgaaaaaagtgaaataatTTGGAATAATCGGTCTTCTCGAAGGTATGTAAAATCCGATTGTGTTTTTATGCCACCAGGAATCGGTCTTTCTTGTGACCAACATAAATCGATTAAAGAAAtgtgaaaaatttgaattttcactgacaccaatcggtttatatagatgcatatgtgatccgattgtagcttcaaaaacatacagaaaaaacAGCATTTCTAAGACATGAAGAATCGGATTATACTTACCCCACAGATAAACCGATTCCTTTATGGACCCTAGACAATCGATTTATGTAGACATATCGAGTACCCTGATTGTTGGCATGCATAAACTTGTTTgatacacataattataattaaaacttaaAACCAAAAACTTAAACAACAAAGTCTTAATAAACTTAAACATCCAAGTCTTAGAAACTTAAACAACCAAAGTCTTAAAAACTTAAACTAAAATCATGGAGCACCAGAACATTTGCAGCAGAATCATCTTCTGCTTCAACAAGGGCTTGAACTTCAACCATTTCTTTAAACATATCTTCCAAAAATCTGCGGCGATCCCTTTCAGCTGAAATCAATCCCCTCCTTCTTCTCGCGAACCTGATGACGTCATGGAGCTCTTCCAGTGCAAGCTTGTCAATCAGATGGAATGCTTTCTCCAGACGGGTCTCACGCCCATATGCAAACTTGTAAAGGCTTATTTCTGGGACGGGTTGTGGTGCCCTCCGAATATCCTCATGGGTGAGATATCGAGCGTAAAATGCTAGGTGAAGTCCATATctacaacaaaaaaacaaaaatcaagtttACAATCAGTACATAActaaacatatgtaatccgattctcagCAACAAAACACACATGAATGTCAAACataaacaatcggtttatgtgatacatataTAAACACCGATTATGGAATGGAATCTGAAGAAACAATCGTAATCGGTAAATTAACAAGCAAATAAAACCCGATTATGGTTCGCGATTCGATCCACAAGTATCAACATCAGATGAAACTTTCTTCTTCTGTTAAAGattaattttcaaaataaaattcaaagaTGTCGAGATCTGATTTTAGCATCATCAAAAACGATTGAGCAGATAAGTATATCATTATCCTTGTAAATCAATTCAACCAAAAATATCATTTGATCGACTTCAGATATGAACTTTCTGGAAACGAAATTTTATTGTTTCAATTGATCGATTGTGGTGTTTCTGGTTGGAATGATAAAATTGGAGATAGAGATAGTGGTGGTTCAGATTGTTTTTAGTggtagtggtggcggcggcggtgaaGATTAAGTGTGATTTTGTTTCCTTTGGGACGGTGGTGGTGCTTGTCTAGGTTTGGGAACTTTTCAGAGAGACACAACGGTGGTAAAGCTACAGGTGATGATCATGTTGTTATTGTTTATAtgttttatgggatcaattgttgctgttgatcccatttatgggatcaactatggttgttgacccaattttttatggatcaactacggttgttgatcctATTTATGGGATGAACTCTTGTTGTTgaaccaattttttatgggatcaactactgttattGATAAAATTGGAGATATAGATAGTGGTGGTTCTTAttgtttttggtggtggtggtggtggtggtggtggcggcggcgatggTGAAGATTAAGTGTGATTTTGTTGCCTTTTTGGACGGTGGTGGTGCTTGTCTAGGTTTAGGAACTTAGATGAATATTAGGGCAGTGACAAATGTTGCTTTGAATGGTGGTGTAAATCTGTGTGTTGCAGTGGTGTTTATTGCGGCTGAAATAGGAGCAAGCAGAAGATGATGTTGGTGGATACTTcaatgaaggagatgaagttgttgttgttttatgaagctacaggtgatgatcgattgttgttgtttatatgtttttatgggaacaattgttgttgttgacccaatttttaatGGGATCAACTACTATTCTTGATCCcattatgggatcaactcttgttgttgacccaattttttatgggatcaactacggttgttgatccatctatGAGACCAACTcctgttgacccaattttttatgcgatcaactattgttgttgatcctttcaactcctattgttgaacaatatttccttggataagtataatcatgcttgtagtttaaatcatgtaaatttcttccaatgttgaacttgtggtgcaatggtagcatgactgactccatgtcagatgatgcgtgttcgactcacgccaagttcactccagttacatggatcaactttcattgttgattctttttttttttggatcaactatcgtTATTGATCCCCTAAACTGggtcaacttctactgttggttctttttttatttggatcaactactgttgttgatacaaaaatatttgaaccaGTTGTGGCGGCGGCGGTGACAGTGGTGGTGGCTTCGACGGCGGcaaactagtggtggtggcggcgacgacgaactagtggtggtgtaatggtggtggtgaaggaggagtggtggaatattagtgatggtggcggttggtaggtagTGGTTGTTGAATGGTGGTGGtagaatggtagttgaatgttggtggtggtggtgctagtggtagtggtgaagtggtagagaaagaaatttgttccattttgaaataaagaaaaatattatatgggtgagggtattaagataatctaattttaaatggataaaattattaaaaagtatggacatatttattgttgtatgaggatatatttattgggttcaaaaatagatcatataaataatgtacccaaaGACAAAATAATCATTGTTTTTGTGTTTGTACAAATTGATACCCCTGTTAACAACCTTGAAAATACGAGTCTAAATTTAGACCATTACGTGGGACAGTCTAAACCTTACATGTACAAATAGTGAACCATTTGGGAAGGGGGAATGATAGGCTGGCCGATTTTTTTCTCCCGCAAAATCCCGACTCATTCACACCGTCCCAGAGACCCACTGGAGATTTATAGGAGGTAGTTTTTGGATCCCACCGTATATTGTCTTGCCGGAGATTATGCGGGAGAAGCTCTCGGTGGCCTAATCATTTTCCTTTGGGAAGTCCTATTGAATGTCATAGGCCACTAATGAAGGAGCGACTACGGACCCGATATGCTTGACTGAACTAGATTTCGACAcgttttttttgaggcatatgaACTCATCAGATTGCTATATATCCTTATTTGACCAGGTCAATGGAGTGGTCAACCGCCCATTTCACACAACAACAACTCTCTCACAAAAAACGGTGGATTATTTTCATATCGCCGAACTAGCAAACTGCACCATATTTCCCAGTCACCACAACGGGAGAGAATGTATAACGCGTCTAGCAACAACACAATCTCATACCAAGACCTAATAAAATATAGATGAATTGTTCAGTGCCAATGCATCTAGCAACAACACAGTCTCATACCAAGATCTAATAACATAACAGTCAACATTCGAATCTAAAATATAGTTTGGAACTAGGTACATAGTAGAACAACTAGTAAACAGAAATGAAACAAGTCTGATCTTCTACTTGTTGCTGCACATAATATGTCACCTTAACAGAACATCTTACTTATGAAAGATGGTAACATCAAGATTGATTGATTTCTTTGAAGTTTTAGACGACGACGATGAAGTAGTCTCAAACAGGCAGACATCTCCCACTTTAAGCTTGTTACTGCGTACAAAATCTCTCCATCCCCGACCGCGGAATCCAGAACTCTTACATGCTCCAAAAGATACATATTCAGCTAACCATGTTTTACCATTCACCTTGAGGGATGCAAATTTAGTTGCACGAGGTATATTCTTAGTTGAAAAGTTGACAGGAACTGTCTGCAATGCAAGCCGGATATAAAAAACTGAGATATGATTGAATGAAGTCCTAACTTGATTATAGAAACAAAGGGAAAAAAAGCATTACCATGGTGAAGATGCTTGACACATGTGTAGATTTCATGGCTATAACAAAATGTGGCTTTCCCTTGTGTGTACCTTCATGGAGAGCTTGTGGATAAGCTGCACCTTTTACTTTAGGAGCTCCGTTCCTCAACACAAGCGCCATTCGGTCTACTTGGCTTTCTTCCTCTTCTGAATCTGAAGGCAATAACATATATCATTGAATTTCGTTAGAATGCATAAGAAACGATGAAACTCATGTGAAATGAAAGAATCACACAAATGAAGAGTTAGAATCTCACCTTGCTCGCGCTTAACAGAAGCTGGAACTTTGCCTTTCCGACCAGGCAATCGTGATGTTTTGCTACCActatcctcatcttcatcatcgctACTGGTGATTCGTTTTCCTTTCACTTTCTTAGGCAACCTCTTAGGTTCACTGATTTCCGCATAAGGTTCTCTTTCTACTCTTTTTCGCTCATTCAACCGGCCGTTACTCCTATGACAACCTTCATTCTTGCAATTCCTAACAAAATATGAAGTTTCTTTCTCACAGAagttttcatcatcaaacactaaTACATCAAAAACTGAACCCCCTAATTTGTATTTCAGAAACAAAACATCACCTTCTTTCAGATGGTGTTCCTTGACAAATATCTCCCATCCCTTTCCCAAATACAATCtcttttcatcatcatcatcctcacttCCTTTTCTGATCAATTCAACTGTCCAAATTCGACCAATAGGTCCTCTAAGACTCACAGTACTAATGTTTGATAATTCTTTCCTCAAACATTTCCTTACAAACTTCTCTGGGAATTTCTGCATTCATGATAAATTTTGCAATCGAGGTGCTAAATCAATTGAATTGCAAATTACAAAAGAGCACTAACAAAAGAAATCATGTTTGGGAACTAGTTGTACATATACTTACAAGTTGGGAGGGAAAATTCTTTGAGAGAGTTGTGAAGAAATGCACTAGTTTAAACTTTTCAACATCTTCATTATTTCTCCTGCAAATTAAAGAAAAAGAACAGTTGAAatgttagggtttgaacatcCTACTTCAACACAGATGATCAAGTGACAAAATCTAAGATGAAGtaagaagaaagagatgattaCCTATCTGCTTTGAATCCTTGATCCATAGAAACCCCTTAATCTTTATCTCCAAACTCAGAAACTTTGAACCCTTGTTTTCACACTTCTAGCCTTGTAAACTCGTATCTTTGTCTTTAAGTTTTTCATTTTGGTAAGAAAGTGATTTATGAAACTTAAATTTTCTCTTATCATGTTCAGCAAAGTACTGTACTCTTCCTCCAATCTTCATCTTCCAGCAGCTTCAACTCCAGAAACTCTACTTTATGATCCGCTGTTTTCTTTTCACCATTTGAAGTCTTTTCTTTCATCAAGACTTGTTTTCTCAGTATTTCttataccattttttttttttttttttttttaaagttattGCTAGCGGGGGCCGGTGGACTCATTAAATGAAGCTGGACGCCTGGACCTATGTAGTGGGTTGAAAAAAAGGATTTTACAAAGGGGCCCAAGTAGTTTCTCTatttgaaccctgattttgggcatactgaaatctttctGGGTATActgaataaagagaaaaaaaattgtgaaataaTAAAATCAGATATCCCTTTAACCCAAAAAAATTTTTAATGAcaaatctaccctttacgtattagtgttagtaatctggattagtgattaaatattttgtttagtgattaagataattttcataattataaaggttgtttagatgaaaaaatttgggggggaaaaaaatcaaagttttgtttaagaaggagagaaagagaaggagaaagtgagaatattttaattCCTGATTCAatagaggatgaggagggtcataattcatataaaaaacctagaaaaatacatatcaactacaacaatgatttccaaatggctgatttcttagattatgagaatgattttacacaaactcatactcaagataatgaattttatgagccaaatccagatgatgagtacatatatgagaaacccaatgcttctaatacacagatacacttctatcttatgctcaatctcacttttatagctcggaattatcaaaagtttggatttttgcttcatggttcggcgaaccaggttgaggttcggctcacatctatgagccgaatcaaccaaatgatgaacggttcggctcactgaatctgtttacagaATGcgtcgaacctataattttcaattccaaccccttTGCTAGATattagttcggcttatatgaaagtttcatagtaagcgaaacaacatcctgaatagcacggaataaaaataattactggttcggcttatatattcaaaatagtatgagccgaacatgaatttattaatttttgggttaaaatattgttattggtttggCACATACTGAGAATATCGTATAAGTCGAAACCTCTAATTGTTCaaggttcgacacataatatgattattgtATGAGCCgtacatgaatttgttaatttttgggttaaaatattgtttgtggttcggcacatattgagaatatcgtataagccgaaacctctaaatgttcaaggttcgacacataatatgattatcgtatgagccgaacattgctattatattccttttctagtatttaaccttgtgatattctttgtcgattgtacccatggaaaatcaacctgatccactAGACATAATTCACAAGGATACCAAGGaccacttccaaaatgatttggtatgtaagaactttttgtttaccttaatgttgtcggaatattccaaagtttttcttacaaattatttgttttggaatgaacgtagagatggaaaactaaacccgaagttcttgattgggttgaggaacacgcgatgaaggtaaattgtgtactagttaaaggaaaaCCAAGCCAaggggatcggtttgaaatgatttgtgagcgtagtggaaccggcgctagcaaggttaaaaagggtaccttatatgttgggaagaccgggagaaagaataggacgaagacgaagaaaataaaTTTCCCTTTCAatatcgttttcaacctcaagaataagtccttgaacaaagaagatcaatattggataatgaataaagatatggattgtcgtcataaccacccacgtcccaaagaccttcatggacatgcgaaagtagcgcgactcaaacccgacgagatgctagaagtggataaaatgacacgagcacgttttccaccgtctaggattcttagcaaattgaaggcggacaacaagaataacaagtcgactatgcaaactatctacaatgcaagacaaaagattagaaactcaatttgcaaggtaggatggtgatgcaacaagtaatgtggttaggggtgaagaataactacgcttgccaaaagaagttggatgacttcaGTCAAGTCGCACACtttttccttgcccacccggagtgcgtccaattggctctatgcttcccacaagttattacattggattgcacgtacaagactaataaatatgagatgtcgtttatgaacattgtggggcatacttaGACATTACCAACAAACCTTCCTTTACTCtatcctttgtgttctcaaattTGTTTTTCAAGTTAGTgagcttgatcttcttattcttcttatttttgcCATTGGGTATGAATACGGAATCGACATATTTAATGGaccgacaaaactccaactcagttttgtatGCACCCCAACCAAGAGTTTCCTCGTACAACTTGTAGAGCTcgtcccaactcatgtcataaaaatcagCATCCACACTTCTACTccttgctttaaggcctgtaatcttactcgcatcatcaggagtgattgccatctctccaaaaggtaattgaaatgtgtaagtttccgGACAAAATCTCTCGGTAAAGGCAGAGGCCgccacactatcatattcctgaTGTCCATAATTAATGGCAGGTCATAAAGCACTAGCTTGTACGTAAGAAATCACCccaggaacctcttcatcaagatcccattccgctgccctctggtgtgtctcaatactcggactgcacgtttgtgatcaggagtctcataaattctcttcgcctaagattcgacataaccaattaacacatttcctccatcttccggaagaccatgaggcaaaccatctgatcaaggtggaattacgtcatcttcatcaggaatatgtaaaccagtgatccgttgTTCTGAAAtgttcttctctttctcgggttctgccaccttcttacctttcttgtctttcttgggttttccttgggatTTTGTTTCTTGATTATCATCTCCAGCTATTCCTtccacttcttcatcttcagttattccttcttcttgtctttcaactcttagttgttcagcttcttcttctaaaattcctcctctacctcccgctcccaattttttcttacctcctcctcgaggatcgggagttttagaagtagaaggtgttacctccatcttcttcctctttttagcTGCATTGGttctgacacaagtatgaaagttataagactacttCGAACAACAAAGGGATACAAACTATACGAAATATGGATTTAAAATGCCaaaaaacttgtcaacaaatgagaaggctcggcttacccgaaataacacatatgagccgaaccaTGTCTTAGAATTTTcaatagcttacacagagagtggttcGGCTCATACCATAAACTATTTATAAGCCGATCTCAtttattcggctcacaaccaatACTA
This genomic stretch from Papaver somniferum cultivar HN1 chromosome 5, ASM357369v1, whole genome shotgun sequence harbors:
- the LOC113277957 gene encoding B3 domain-containing protein REM16-like isoform X1 — translated: MDQGFKADRRNNEDVEKFKLVHFFTTLSKNFPSQLKFPEKFVRKCLRKELSNISTVSLRGPIGRIWTVELIRKGSEDDDDEKRLYLGKGWEIFVKEHHLKEGDVLFLKYKLGGSVFDVLVFDDENFCEKETSYFVRNCKNEGCHRSNGRLNERKRVEREPYAEISEPKRLPKKVKGKRITSSDDEDEDSGSKTSRLPGRKGKVPASVKREQDSEEEESQVDRMALVLRNGAPKVKGAAYPQALHEGTHKGKPHFVIAMKSTHVSSIFTMTVPVNFSTKNIPRATKFASLKVNGKTWLAEYVSFGACKSSGFRGRGWRDFVRSNKLKVGDVCLFETTSSSSSKTSKKSINLDVTIFHK
- the LOC113277957 gene encoding B3 domain-containing protein Os12g0592300-like isoform X2 — encoded protein: MDQGFKADRRNNEDVEKFKLVHFFTTLSKNFPSQLKFPEKFVRKCLRKELSNISTVSLRGPIGRIWTVELIRKGSEDDDDEKRLYLGKGWEIFVKEHHLKEGDVLFLKYKLGGSVFDVLVFDDENFCEKETSYFVRNCKNEGCHRSNGRLNERKRVEREPYAEISEPKRLPKKVKGKRITSSDDEDEDSGSKTSRLPGRKGKVPASVKREQDSEEEESQVDRMALVLRNGAPKVKGAAYPQALHEGTHKGKPHFVIAMKSTHVSSIFTMFLSTFQLRIYLVQLNLHPSR